Within the Drosophila melanogaster chromosome 3R genome, the region GCGGATGTTACATTGCTACTCGCTCGCTCTCTAATAGCCAGTGGTTGGTACATGATGTATCCTTTAGGAACATCAATCTGAAGATGAATCTTTTGCAGGCAATGTATCCATCGCAACCGACATGCTGATGCGGGATTTCATGTTTGGTGAAGCTGGTAGTGCACTCACTGTACACTTTTTGAGGAACAAACCAAAGCCAAGTATTAACTTGGAGTCCTGGGAATCCGATGAATCCTTCAATCAACTCTGTCGATCCTCGAGCAGAAGACAGATGGGTGAATCCAAGCCCTCGAGGCTTCACTGTCGCTATAATACCATTACTACGCCCTTCTTGAAACTAGCCCCATTTCGAATGGAAGAACTTTCTTTGGATCCGTATGTGATTTTTTATCACAATGTTCTAAGTGATGCTGAGATTGAAAAGCTGAAGCCGATGGGCAAGCCATTCCTGGAGCGTGCGAAAGTATTTCGAGTGGAAAAGGGCTCTGATGAAATAGATCCCAGTAGATCAGCAGATGGCGCTTGGCTTCCTCACCAAAACATCGATCCTGATGATCTGGAGGTTTTAAACCGCATTGGACGAAGAATCGAAGACATGACGGGTCTAAATACTCGCAGTGGAAGCAAAATGCAGTTTCTCAAGTATGGCTTCGGGGGTCATTTTGTGCCACATTACGACTATTTCAACTCGAAAACCTTCTCTTTGGAGACGGTAGGCGATCGAATCGCCACGGTGCTCTTTTATGTAAGTGTTAAGGGAGATAGTTAATAGTCAGTTAAAAAGCCCTTTTATCTACTATCTACCAGCTTAATAACGTGGACCATGGTGGAGCCACAGTTTTCCCCAAATTAAATCTTGCTGTGCCAACCCAAAAGGGTTCGGCATTGTTCTGGCACAATATAGATAGAAAGTCCTACGACTACGATACACGCACTTTCCATGGCGCATGTCCTCTGATATCTGGCACAAAGTTGGGTAAGTTTACAAGCAATATGATTACAAACTATCTATtccatataaatttaaattataattctGCAGTAATGACACGCTGGATTTACGAGCTGGATCAAATGTTCCTTATTCCCGCAGTACTTCCTCCTCGCAGTCGAAACTTTAGCAAATCACTTCCTAATCCATTCTAACTTATAGTTGTACCCCAAAACATTTCCTAGTTATAAACTTATTTACCCTTTTAGTATCTTGCTAACTGATCTGTATTTATCAGAATAGTTTTCCACTCAATTTTCCCCCCATACCTTGAACTTCAATCCGCACTCGATTCGCTTTCTTGGCCGGCATTGGTCATCAGCTCACTGCACCATTAAGTGggcaattaaattcaattagccGCAGCTCTCCACCTCTCTTCCAATGAAACTTCCCTGTGGTTCTGGCTGCCATTTATCACGCCTGGCTGAAGGTCCTCCTCCTTTTTGGGCGTAAGTCACCCAACCATTCTCCTCAAGAGTTCTGTGCAAGTTTGCACTTCGATTTCGATTGGCGCTGCTAATAATTTTCCAGATTTATTGTTTGCTCGCATCCTGTTTGCTTGGCCCTCAAAAGGAAAGTTTTCCAATTCCATTGCCTTGCCGACTTGGATTTCAATTAAGATTGATGGCGTGCACTTTTCTCCTTGCGGATTGCGCAATgcatttgtcttgatttcacCTTCTCGAATTGAGTCCTTTCATCTGCCAGACAACACATGTATGCAGGTTTCTCCCCCCAAAAGGTAACATCGGcaatttatcaaaatttgcGCACACCCTGCGGATGAGTGATGTGTTTGGAGGGGCAGGAAAGTGACTACAATTGGCATGCGTAGTCTGCTgctttcatttatttgttttttttttctcgccAAGAGCGATGGCAAAGGTACTTTATTAAGCTTAGGTACCAGTCGGGTGATGTGCCTCATTTAAGAAGTACCTTTGTAAAATAGTTAAAAGTAGAAGT harbors:
- the CG31016 gene encoding uncharacterized protein, isoform C, with product MSSVVLFAVSFILVLSWIAEGYRDRQNYVISVEEKMDLLEKDRELIIVLDSYATELNEKIIMLKRIVKEFKQPLEKAKNREEEYLSNPIDSLSLMRQMHEDWEKVEKLLKKPVGQEKIALVEKMREDLPVENDLMEANQAMFRILHTYDLEPKDVSAGWIDGVQYGGKMSASDCFTMGTFSFMAGSYQIASKWLSAAKDLLVDQPRKYHEVMGITKADVTLLLARSLIASGNVSIATDMLMRDFMFGEAGSALTVHFLRNKPKPSINLESWESDESFNQLCRSSSRRQMGESKPSRLHCRYNTITTPFLKLAPFRMEELSLDPYVIFYHNVLSDAEIEKLKPMGKPFLERAKVFRVEKGSDEIDPSRSADGAWLPHQNIDPDDLEVLNRIGRRIEDMTGLNTRSGSKMQFLKYGFGGHFVPHYDYFNSKTFSLETVGDRIATVLFYLNNVDHGGATVFPKLNLAVPTQKGSALFWHNIDRKSYDYDTRTFHGACPLISGTKLVMTRWIYELDQMFLIPAVLPPRSRNFSKSLPNPF